One Pseudomonas sp. MM213 genomic window, ACGCTGGGCGATTCAAATGACGTGCGCCCGTTGCAGTTCGGTCAATGACAGGGCCTTCAATTGCGCCAGCAGCGGATCGCGCCGATCACGCGGATGGGGCAGTTGCACCGCCAGTTCCTGGCGAATGCTGCTGGGGCGATTGTCCATGACCAGGACGCGGTCGCTGAGGTACAGCGCTTCATCGACATCGTGGGTCACCAGCAGCAGGGCGATGGCGTGACGCTCGGCCAGTTGCAGCAACAGGTCTTGCAGTTTCATCCGGGTGAAGGCGTCCACCGCGCTGAACGGTTCGTCCAGCAACAACACATCGGGCCGTGAGTAGAGGCCGCGAGCAATGGCGACCCGCTGCGCCATGCCACCGGAAAGCGCCTTGGGTAACGCTTGAGCGAACCCGCTGAGGCCGACTTCATCGATCAGTTGTGCGACCCAGGCCTTGTCATATCGGTTGTCGGCGCTGAAGCCGATGTTCTGCTCGACCGTCAGCCAGGGCATCAATCGAGGTTCCTGAAACACGAACGCAACCTCACCGGCGCTGCGATTCAGTTCACCCTGAAAGTCCTTTTCCAGACCGGCAACGATCCGCAACAACGTGCTTTTACCGCACCCGCTGGGGCCCAGCAGGCTGACGGTTTCCCGGGGCTGCAATTGCAGGTGGATATCCCTGAGCACGGTGGTGGTGGCGAAGGTTTTGCGCTCGACGCGAATGTCCAGCAGGTAATCGGTCATGGCTCAATCCTCTGTGCTTTGGCCGTTGAACGTGTCGCGCCACGCCAGGAAGCGTTTCTCCAGGCCGGCGAGAATGCCATCGCTGAGTTTGCCCAGCAGCGCCAGCACAATGATTGCCGCGAGCACGATGTCCGGGCGGGACGTCTCGCGCCCGTCACTGAGCAGATAACCCAACCCTTTGGTCGCGGCGATCAGCTCGGCGGCCACCAGAAACATCCACGCCAGGCTCATGCCGCTGCGCAACCCGGTAAACAGGCCGGGTAGGGCGGCGGGTAGCAGAATCCGCCGGACCAGCCGTGTGCGACCGAAGCCATACATCTGCCCGACTTCCACCAGTTTGCGGTCGATGTCGCGGATCGCCGCGACGCCGTTGAGGTACACCGGGAAGAACGCGCCGATGGCAATCAGGACGATTTTCGAGGTTTCGTCGATGCCCAGCCACAGCAGCAACAAGGGCACCCAGGCCAGGCTCGGAATCGAACGCAGGCCGGCGAAGGTCGGCTCAAGCCAGGCTTCGGCTTCGCGGCTCAAACCGACCCAGGCGGCAAACACCAGTGCCAGACCGGTGCCGATGGCGAAACCGAGCAACACGCGCAACAGGCTGGCGCTGATGTGTTTCCACAGCGCGCCTTCGGCTAGGTCTCTCAAGGTCAGGGCGATTTCGCTGGGCGCCGGCATTTGGTAGGACGGCAACCAGCCGATGCGTACGACAAATTCCAGCACCAGGAGGATCAGCACCGGCAACGCCAGACCCTTGAGGCGCAAACGCCAGGCATTGTTCAAGGAAAGAGCGGCACGACGTGGCGTCGGCAGTTCGAGGGGCAGGTCTTTGCTTTTGCTGGTCATGAGATTCTCCGGTCACGACGAATCCGCGACTGGCGCGGATTCGTTGTGCCCCGTTGGCGGTTATTTACTGACGGGCCACGGTTTCCTTGAAGCCGGTGTCGATCAACTGATCGATGACCTGATCGACATTCACCCCACGACGCACCAGTTCTTCGGACACCAGAATCGGCGCGGCGGCCTTGGAGGCGATCACATCCCTGGCGGTCAGTTGCGGGCTGCTCAGGTCAGTGCGGGACAGTTGCAGCTTGGCCACTTCCAGCGGCAGACCGGATTCGGTAGCGAGCAGTTTCGCCAGTTCGTCAGGGTTTTTTACCGACCAGTCGCGGGCCTTTTCGTACGCCTTCAGTACGGTTTCGATGGTCTGCGGGTGCTCTTTCGCATAAGTGTCAGTAACGCTGACTACGCCATAACTGTTGAAGTTGGTGTTGCGATACAACAGGCGCGAACCGGCCTGGACCTGGCTGGCGGCCATGTGCGGATCGAGGCCGGCCCAGGCGTCGACGTCGCCTTTTTCCAGGGCCGTGCGGCCATCCGGGTGCTGCAAGTGCACCAGTTCCACATCGTCCTTGCTCAGGCCGGCCTGTTGCAGGCTGCGCAGGGTGAACAGGTACGGGTCGGTGCCTTTGGTGGCGGCGATCTTCTTGCCTTTCAGGTCGGCGACGGTCTGGTAGGGCGAATCCTTGCGCACCACCAATGCGGTCCATTCGGCGCGGCTGTAGACGTAAACCGATTTGATCGGGCTGCCATTGGCGCGGCTGAGCACGGCAGCGAGGCTGGCGGAGGAGGCGAAATCAACGCCGCCGCTGTTGAGGTATTCCAGCGAGCGGTTGCTGCCCTGACTCAGCACCCAACTGACTTTGGTCTGCGGCAGGGCTTTTTCCAGAAATCCAAAGTGTTTAAGCACCAGGCTGACTGGCGAGTAGTAGGCGTAATCCAGATGCACTTCGGCCGGCGGTGTTTCAGCAGCCTGCGCGGCGGGTTGCAGGCTCAAGGCCAGGGCGCAGGCGCTGAGCAGATACCTGACTTTGGGAAAGCGGAAGGTGGGCTTCATGGGATCGGCTCCGGACAAGGCGTTGAGTTTCTTATGTCTAAAAATTCATTTTTTATAAACGCTTCCTGCGTAAAAGGAATATTGCAGGCTCTGTGCCATGTCTTGGATATCAGGCCTTTTCAAGGCGTTGAGGCGAGGAATGAAGCAGAAGGGTGTTGCAGGGAAAACAGTCTGTCGGCTCACTGTTGCCGGGTGAACAGTGTTGGCTGACAGTCATGAGCTTATGCGTAAATCGAATTTAAAAATCGTCCTGTAAGAGCGTTATGGTCTATGCCATTCACTCTCAAGGAGCCCCCGATGAACCTGTCCAGATTCGTCCGCAGTTTGCTGACCAGTGCGTTGTTTGCTGCACCAATGGCCTACGCCGCTGAGCCCGTTGTCCTGCATGTCGGTGATCAGAATTACTACAACGTGCGCGCTTCGGTGGAGGCTTCGGGGGTACTGGAAGGGGCGCCTTACACCGTTGACTGGAAGCATTTTCAGGCCGCTGCACCGCTGGCGGAAGCGCTGAACACCGGGGCGCTGGACGTGGGTTTTCTGGGCGATTCAGGCTTCCTGTTCCTCGCTGCAAAGCAGGCGCCGGTGAAGCTGATCGGCGTCTCGCGGCAGAACCCGGACACCATCGCCTTGCTGGTGCCCAAGGATTCGCCGGTCAAAAGCATCGCCGACCTCAAGGGCAAGAAAGTCGCCTACTGGCCCGGCGCCTGGAGCCAGCAATTGACCCTGCGTGCCTTGCAACAAGCTGACCTGCCGGAGGACTACGTCGACTTCATCAAGCTGATGCCGATCGATGCCGCCGCCGCGCTGCCCCAGGGCAGCATTGATGCCTTCCCGGTCTGGGAACCCTACATTTCCCAACAGATTCTGTTCTCCGGCGCGCGACCGATTCTTACCGCCAAGAACCTCATGCCAGGCCTCAGCGCTATCGCCGCTTCGACACCCTCAATCGACAGCAAGCGCGAAGCCATCGCCGACTTCCTGGTTCGCCTGAAAAAGGCACGGGCCTGGGTCGACAATCACACCGACGAATATGCCGATCTGTGGGCGAAGAAGGCCAATCTTGACCAGAACGTCTCGCGTCACTGGTTACGCCAGGCTCACATGACCGTCGGCCCGGTGGATGCACAGGCCGCGAAGGACCTGCAAAGCACGGCGGATTTTCTGTTCAAGGTCAAAGCACTGCCGACGGCACTGGCGACCGCGCCGATTATCGACAGCTCGTTCGAGCAGGCGTTTACCCAGTAACTGACAATGCCGGGCAGCACCGGAACCAAACACTGTGTACCCTGATCCAAACCGCGCCCGCACACTTGTGCGGGCTTAACGGTCCGGCTCAAGGCACAACATGAAACAGCTGTTCAAGATTCTCAGCGCACTCGCCATTGCCGTCGGGCTGGCGGGTTGCATCGCTGCTCCCATCGAAATGACGCCGCAAACCGAACAGCGTCTGCACGCGCAAGCACCGATCCGGTTTCTGCTGACGTTCGACGACGGTCCCAGCGCGTCGAGTTTCTGGAACCCGACGATGACAATCCTCGACAGTCTCGCCACCAACCCGGTGCAGCCGAACCTCAAAGCGGTGTTCTTCGTGCAGACCGGCGCGCCACGGGCGGGCGACAGCGACATCGGCCGCGAGGTCATGCGCCGCGAGCATGCGGACGGGCAGATTCTCGGTTTCCATACGGCCACCCACTGGCACACCAATCACCGTTCTCTGAGCCCGGAAGAACTGGAACAGTCATTGACCAAAGGCAGTGCCGACATCGCCGCCATCACCGGCACGCCGCCGACCCTGGTACGGCCGCCGTTCTGGAACTACGACAAACGGGTTTTCGCCGCTTATCAAAAGCACGGTATGCACGTATTGCTGACCGACCTGAGCGCCAACGACGGCAAGATCTGGGGTTTCAACGCCAGCCCCCGACGCCGGTCCAGCATGTTGCGGCAGATGTCAGAGGTGCGTGAGCGCATCGCATTGGGTGAATTGCCGACGGTGGATGGGGTGATCCCGGTGGTGGTGACCTTCCACGACCTCAATCGCTACACCGCCCGACATGCCCGCGAATACCTGCAAATCCTTCTCGACAGTGCGCAGGCGACCGGCGTGAAAACGGCGCAGAAGCCGTTTTACGATGATCAGGCCGAGCTGCAACGGGCGGCCATGGCGCGCACCGTTCGCGACAGTGCGCAACCGGTGAAATTGCCGGGGGTCTGGAACTGGATCTGGGACGGGGACGCTCATTGAATGTTGATCCAAGTGAGAGCCGCATAACGTTCGCCGGCAGATGAATAACCGCAAATCCCGAACACCCCACAATCTGTAGGAGCCGGCTTGCTGGCGATGGCGATCTCACGGACGCCATCGCCGGCAAGCCGGGCTCCTACAGGTTTTGCGTAAACCCTCAATCCCGAACACCCCCCACAATCTGTAGGAGCCGGCTTGCTGGCGATGGCGATTTCACGGACGCCATCGCCGGCAAGCCGGGCTCCTACAGGTTTTGCATAAACCCTCAATCCCGAACACCCCACAATCTGTAGGAGCCGGCTTGCCGGCGATGGCGATCTCACGGGCGCCATCGCCGGCAAGCCGGACTTCTACAGGTTTTGCGTAAACTCTCAATCCCGAACACCCCACAATCTGTAGGAGCCGGCTTGCCGGCGATGGCGATCTCACGGGCGCCATCGCCGGCAAGCCGGGCTCCTACAGGTTTTGCGTAAACCCTCAATCCCGAACACCTCCACGATCTGTAGGAGCCGGCTTGCCGGCGATGGCGATCTCACGGGCGCCATCGCCAGCAAGCCGGGCTCCTACAGGTTTTGCGTGAACCCTCAACCCCGAACACGCCCACGACCTGTAGGAGCCGGCTTGCTGGCGATGGCGATCTCACGGACGCCATCGCCGGCAAGCCGGGCTCCTACAGGTTTTGCGTGAACCCTCAATCCCGAACACCCCGACAATTTGTAGGAGCCGGCTTGCTGGCGATGGCAATTTCACGGGCGCCATCGCCGGCAAGCCGGGCTCCTACAGGTTTTGCGTAAACCCTCAATCCCGAACACCCCGACAATTTGTAGGAGCCTGCTTGCTGGCGATGGCGATCTCACGGACGCCATCGCCAGCAAGCCGGGCTCCTACAGGTTTTGCGTGAACCCTCAATCCCGAACACATCCACGATCTGTAGGAGCCGGCTTGCCGGCGATGGCAATCTCACTGACGCCATCGCCGGCAAGCCGTGCTCCTACAAAGCGTTCAGCTGTTGCGGCGATAATTCATCAATCATCCGCAAGCAATGATTCAACCCTGGCGACACGTCGCCCACGCGTCGGCTGAGGATGATCGGCGAGGTCGCGTTGTCTTCCAGCAGCGGCGTGAAGCCGATGTCGTCGCGGTGCAGCAATTGCACCGAGGCCGGCACCAGGGTGACGCCGATTCCTGCGCCCACCAGGCCGATGGCGGTTTGCAGTTCGTTGGTCCACTGTGCCACGTGAATGCTGACGCCATAGGACTCGAACAACCCGATCACATGGTCGGCGTAGCTGGGGCGCGGGTTGCCGGGGTACAGCACGAAAGGTTCCTTTGCCAGTTCGCGCAGGCTGATCGGCCCGGCCAGTAGCGGATGACCGGCGGGCAGGGCGGCGACCAGCCGGTCTTCGGTCAACACCGTCTGGATGATGGCCGGGTCGTCGATGCGGATGCGGCCGAAACCGATATCGATCCGCCCGGCCTTGAGCGCCTGCACCTGTTGCAGCGTGGTCATTTCCGAGAGTCCCAGTTCCAGCTCCAGAGGCTCGCCGCTGCGCAAGCGGCGAATCAGTTCCGGCAGCACGCCATAGAGTGTCGACGGCGCAAAACCAATCCCTAGCCAGGTTTTTTCCCCCAGACCGATGCGTCGCGTGTTGTCGCAGACCTTGCCCAGTTGCTCCAGCAGGGCAGTGCTGTGTTCATGGAAAAACCGCCCGGCGTCGGTCAGTTTCAGCGGCCGTCCGCGATCCAGCAAAAGCACCCCGAGTTCATCCTCCAGTTGCTGAATCTGTCGGCTCAGTGGCGGTTGGGCAATGTGCAGCAGTTCGGCGGCGCGGGTGAAGTTGAGGGTTTGAGCCAACACCTGAAAATACCGCAGGTGACGCAGTTCCATGAGGCCTCCGCAAAGCAGTTTGCATACCTTAAAGGTATCAAGTCAGACCAATTCTATATTGGCTTCCCGAAAAAAGCCGTACCAGAATCGGTTCCAGAACTTTAAGAACCTGACGGGTATCGACATGCTTGCAACTGCCATTGAATCGATCGAGACGATCATCGTCGATCTGCCGACCATCCGCCCGCACAAGCTGGCGATGCACACCATGCAGAACCAGACGCTGGTGATCATTCGCGTGCGCTGCGCCGATGGCATTGAAGGCATTGGCGAATCCACCACCATCGGTGGCCTGGCGTATGGCAATGAAAGCCCGGACAGCATCAAGACCAACATCGACCGGCACTTCGCGCCGCTGCTGCTGGGTCAGGACAGCGCCAACGTCAACGCTGCGATGTTGCGCCTGGAGCGCAGCATCCGTGGCAACACCTTCGCCAAGTCAGGTATCGAAACCGCGTTGCTCGATGCCCAGGGCAAGCGCCTTGGCCTGCCGGTCAGCGAACTGCTGGGCGGCCGCGTTCGGGATGCGCTGCCAGTGGCCTGGACCCTGGCCAGCGGCGATACCGACAAGGACATCGCCGAAGCGGAAAAAATGCTCGACCTGCGCCGCCATCGCATCTTCAAACTGAAAATCGGTGCCGGCGAAGTCAATCGCGATCTGGCCCACGTCATCGCGATCAAGAAAGCCCTCGGCGATCGCGCCAGCGTGCGGGTCGACGTCAATCAGGCCTGGGATGAAGCCGTCGCATTACGCGCCTGCCGGATTCTCGGCAGCAACGGCATCGACCTGATCGAGCAGCCGATCTCGCGCAATAACCGCTCGGGCATGGCGCGCCTGAACGCCATCAGCCCGGCACCGATCATGGCCGATGAATCCATCGAGTGTGTGGAAGATGCGTTCAACCTGGCCCGTGAAGGTGCGGCTTCGGTGTTCGCCCTGAAGATTGCCAAGAACGGCGGCCCACGCGCCGTGCTGCGGACCGCCGCGATCGCCGAAGCGGCGGGCATCGGCCTGTACGGCGGCACCATGCTTGAAGGTGGTCTGGGCACCATGGCGTCGGCCCATGCCTTCGTCACGTTGAACAAACTGGCGTGGGACACCGAGCTGTTCGGCCCGCTGCTGTTGACCGAAGACATTCTCAGCGAGCCGCTGGTCTATCGCGATTTCGAGCTGCACGTGCCGAAAACCCCTGGGCTGGGCCTGAACCTCGATGAAGAACGCCTGGCGTTTTTCCGTCGCGACAAGACATCCACTGCCATTCATCAAGCCTGAGGAGAGCATTATGCTGTTCCACGTAAAGATGACCGTGAATTTGCCGGTCGATATGAACCCCGAACGCGCCGCGCAGCTCAAGGCTGACGAAAAAGCCCTGGCCCAGCGTCTGCAGGATCAAGGCAAGTGGCGTCACCTGTGGCGCATTGCCGGGCTCTATGCCAATTACAGCGTGTTCGATGTCGACAGCGTTCAAGAGCTGCACGACTTGCTCATGCAATTGCCGCTGTACCCGTACATGGCGATCGAAGTCACCGCGATGTGCCGGCATCCTTCTTCCATCCGCGAGGATGACCGCTGAACCTGGCCTGTTCAGTTCGCCACGCTAATAATTACAAGATGAGGAACCCATAAAATGAACGTAAAAATTTCCCACACTGCCAAAGCCCAGAAGTTTCTCGAAGAGGCCAGCGGCCTGCACAACGATGCCGGCAATCCGCGCACCAAAGCGCTGATCTACCGCATCCTGCGTGATTCGGTGAACATCATCGAAGACCTCGCTGTGACCCCGGAAGAGTTCTGGAAAGCCGTCAACTACCTCAACGTGCTGGGTGCGCGCCAGGAGGCTGGGCTGGTGGTGGCCGGGTTGGGCCTGGAACACTACCTCGACCTGCTGATGGACGCCGAAGACGAACAGGCCGGCAAGGCTGGCGGCACGCCGCGCACCATCGAAGGCCCGCTGTACGTGGCCGGTGCGCCGTTGTCCCAAGGTGAAGCGCGTCTCGATGATGGCGTCGATCCGGGTGTGACGCTGTTCATGCAGGGCCGTGTGTTCAATACCGCCGGCGAACCGTTGGCCGGTGCGATTGTGGATGTCTGGCACGCCAATACCGGCGGCACTTATTCGTACTTCGATACCACGCAATCCGAATTCAACCTGCGTCGGCGCATCGTCACCGACGCCGAAGGTCGCTACCGCTTCCGCAGCATCGTGCCGTCGGGTTACGGCTGCCCGCCGGACGGTCCGACCCAGCAACTGCTCGATCAACTGGGCCGTCACGGCCAGCGTCCGGCGCACGTGCACTTCTTCATCTCGGCGGCGGATCATCGTCACCTGACCACCCAGATCAACCTCGACGGCGATCAATACCTGCACGACGATTTCGCCTACGCCACCCGTGACGAGCTGATCGCGAAAATCACCTTCAGCGATGATCAACAACGCGCAGCGGCGCATGGCGTCAGCGGTCGTTTTGCCGAGATCGAATTCGATTTCACCTTGCAGTCGTCCGCCCAGCCGCAAGAGCAGCAGCGTCACGAGCGGGTTCGCGCGCTGGAGGATTGATCACCCCGAGCGGCGGGACCTGGCCACGAGATAACCGACCGTTTATCTCGTGGCTTTCTGCGTTACCGTGGCGCAGCCCTAGAATGGCTCGACGCAACCTATAACAACAATGAGAGTGACCCGATGATGCAAGCGCAACTGTTGAGTCAGCGCAGCTCCGTATTCGACCATGCCGACCCGTACGCGGTGTCGGGCTACGTCAATCAGCATGTCGGTAATCATTGCATCCTGATGCCGCGCGCCGGGCAACCTCTGGCCAGTCTCAATCATCGCAAGTTTGCCAGCCTCGACCTGTGCCGCATCAGCTATGGCGGCAGCGTGCGGGTCACCTCGGGCGCACTGGAAAGCATCTACCACCTGCAAGTGTTGCTGCGCGGCAACTGCCTGTGGCGCGGGCACGGTCAGGAACATTACTTCGCGCCTGGCGAGTTGCTGCTGATCAATCCCGACGATCCGGTGGACCTGACGTACTCTGACGATTGCGAAAAATTCATCCTCAAAGTTCCCACAACGTTGCTTGAGTCCGTGTGCGACGAGCAGCGCTGGCGCTATCCGGGGCAGGGCGTGCGGTTTCTGGAGAACCGTTACCAGCTCAATGAACTGGAAGGGTTTGTCGGGCTGCTGGCAATGATTTGCCAGGAGGCCGAGGCCACCGAGCAGATTCCCAAGGTGCAGGAGCATTACGCACAGATCATCGTCAGCAAGATGCTCAGCCTGATGCAGACCAACGTCAGCCGAATCAACCTCGGCTCACAGACGGCCACGTTCGAGGTGATTGCCGACTACATCGCACGCCACCTCAAGCAGGACATCGACAGTGAAGAACTGGCGCGTCAGGCACGGATGAGCCTGCGTTCACTGTATGGCTTGTTCGAGCGCAACGCCGGCACCACGCCGAAAAACTACATCCGGCAGAAACGTCTGGAGCGTATCAATGCCTGTTTGAGCGACCCGACCTGTAATGTACGTAACGTGACGGAAGTGGCGATGGATTATGGGTTTCTGCATTTGGGGCGGTTTTCGGATAACTATCGTAAGCAGTTTGGGGAATTGCCGTCGGATACGTTGAAGCGGCGGGATTGAGTCGTCTGAAAAGGTATTTCAAAGACAGGATATTTCATATCAGTCCGAGTTCAGCGACTCCGACGAGGGCGCACATCACGATAAAAAATGTCCAGCCGAGCCAATACAAGGTGATCAAAACTCTTCTCAGGCCCGTAGGAAAGTTCTTCATATCATCTGTACTGGCGCCTCCGTAACGTAGAGCGAGCTGAGGCGTAGCGAATACGCACATTATTTCTCCCATCAAAGATAAAATCCCCCAAGGGCCACCGTTTCTCAAGAATGCACTACTAGTAACTGCACGGCAGTTCTTCAGATGGTTTAGCATAAAATCCATTTTGGTATAGGCGAGGAAAAGTACTGTTCCGATAAATATAAACCCTCATCCGAAGTTGAATAATCCTATGGCTAAGTATACTTTTTCAGCTGTATTAAGGCTCACTTGATAATCTCGTAAATGTCTTCGTTGTTTAATGCGTAGATTAATTTAAAGCTAGGCTCAATGGGTCGGCTTGCAACTGGGTTGCCTGTCGATCCGCATTGAAAGTGCCCTAGGGGACTAGGTTTTCATCTGCATAATGGACTCGCTAATAGAACAGTCCAGAACTGTCGATCGAAACCAGTAAAATCATTGTCGTCATGAGCCCAAGTGCACTCCAGTGCATGATGATTAACTTACGTTTCAGTGGTTTTGGAAAAGCTTGTAAGTCATCCAGGCTAAGTTCACCTCTTTTAAGATAAAACCCAGGGAAAGTGATGATTCCGGAAATTCCTCCTATAAGCATCAGTTTTCCCCAGGCACCACCGTGCCTAAGTGGCGAGCGAGCCCTTATGGCCTTGCAGTTCTTCAAGTGTTCTAGAATAAAATCCATTTTGGTGTGTGCCAAGTGCAGCGTTACGCCTATCCAAATATATATGCAGATGATAACTAGGCCGCACGAATAGCCGATAAATTGTTCGCTAGGGCTCATTTTGTATTCACGTATATTACTTTTCCTATTATCTCTCCGGTTTTTCCACCGTAAAGTCCTCCAGCAAAAGATCCGGCTCCTACCACTAATAGTCCGCACGCAAGAGTAGCCGTCCCGCCAGTCGGCACGGCTAACGCCGCACATATCCAGCCTGCGGAACCAGTCGTAATGCCTGAAATCAGAGCCCCACCAGCAACTCCACCAATAAAGCCACCAGCCTCAGTAAATTTGACCTCCTCACAGGCTTCTAAGCTGTCCTTGGCACAAACACCCTGAACCTTGATCACTGACGCTCCACCACCCACCGCTGTACCAACCCAACCACCATATTTGACGTACTTCGCCGCTTTGGAAACGGCTTCAATATGCGTGGCATAACCGGGAATCTGCCCAATGGCACCGGCTTTTCTCCAACGATGAACAAGGCTTTTAGTCGATAGGCCCAACACGCTTTTCAGATTGGGATGATCCGGAAAGCCAATGCTCTTTTTAGTCAGTTTGGTGAGTTGGGTATCCAGCTGAGTCAGCAGGCGTTTGCGCTCGGCATAGAAATCGGGAGAGTTGAGGTGACCGTTTGCCTGAAACGTTTTTGTGTGCAACTTATCGATGTCGCGCAAAATCTCCTCCACGTCTTTCAGGTTCTTCGAGAACATCGCCAGCCCTGCACTGGCCCCGAGTGACCCTTTGGAGATAAAGAACGCAATCTCGTCATAGTGCCGCGCCATGAAATCGGCCTCTTCCGAACTGAGAGGCTCCAGGGCTCTATTTACATTGCCCGCCGCTTCCATCAACAACGCTTCTTCGAAAGTACAAAGATGATTATTCGGATCGCTGAGAACAATCATCGTCCCGGCCTTTACCTGATCCAGATTCGGATTCAGGACCTTGAATTTGGCGATGGCGGCGGGGGAGGCTGACGTGAATAGTCGGGCTTCCAGTTTGTCAGCCGTCGTACTTCTGGGGACGACGTAGAACCCGGGTTCTTCTTGTGCGACTTGCGCGGGCCATTGTTCTTGAGGGAAAAATTTCAGGTCTGGAGCTGGATGCGGCGAAGCGGCTGCCGCCAATTGGCGGGGCGAGTTCGTGCCCGTGGACTTGAGATTCTGCGCATGTACAAAGCGCAATAAACGTTCCGGGTCAGGTTTCAATGAAGGCTGTGTGAGCATTGAGGTCGGGATTCTTTTTACCCGTTCAGTTACCGCGCCCTGAGTTTTTTGCGTGATGGCTTGTGACTGGATAAGCAAGTTGTGCTGTTCTTGTGCAAGCGCCTGTAAGCCTTGCTTTGGCGTTGTTTTGCCCTGCGCGACATCGTCCGCAACGCGCTTTGCATAAAAGGCGACTTCCCGATTGAACTGCTCACGCAACAGGCGTTGAGCCAGATGACGCGCGCCGAGCGTGCGGGCCTGTCCCGCCAGTTTGCCCGCCGCGCTGTTAACGTCCCACTGTTCATGGGGATTCATTCCTCTTCGCCCCACGAACTGTAGCCGGAGGTTTTTGCCAAGTGGTGGGTCCAGGTGATGTCGCGGTAACGAATGGCCACCAGTTCCTGGGGCTCTGCATCGTTTTGAAAAATGGCATGAGGCACTTCAAGCGTCAGGTCGGCAATGACCCCGCCATTGATCGACACGGTGAAAAACTTTTCCT contains:
- a CDS encoding AraC family transcriptional regulator codes for the protein MMQAQLLSQRSSVFDHADPYAVSGYVNQHVGNHCILMPRAGQPLASLNHRKFASLDLCRISYGGSVRVTSGALESIYHLQVLLRGNCLWRGHGQEHYFAPGELLLINPDDPVDLTYSDDCEKFILKVPTTLLESVCDEQRWRYPGQGVRFLENRYQLNELEGFVGLLAMICQEAEATEQIPKVQEHYAQIIVSKMLSLMQTNVSRINLGSQTATFEVIADYIARHLKQDIDSEELARQARMSLRSLYGLFERNAGTTPKNYIRQKRLERINACLSDPTCNVRNVTEVAMDYGFLHLGRFSDNYRKQFGELPSDTLKRRD